The genomic region aaaatataacattgtaaaggtgggaaaaagtattaaaattaactacattcggatatctctatttaataccttgattttatagccatgattcaaaatgttgacataaaatataaaaaaaaaatcatgcccccccaaaaatgttgatggcgcaaattgcgccatgccccccccttgtgggcaccccctggtaatagggcaaggaaagtaaaaaagactcaattctttggtgtggcggcGACCGTTTCGTgccatacacacacacacacacacacacacacacacacacacacacagaccaatacccaaaaatcatgtttttagactcaggggaccttgaaacgtatagaaaacttgaagttagggtaccttaatttttttggaaagcaatactttccttacctatggtaatagggcaaggaaagtaaaaagagtcaactcctctgaatatggttcatgagttgtaaaatcgcttccatgtggttcggaacccacctaaaactgtacgTCCATTCATCTCCCACACTTAGATCGCCTCGTGAGTCCACGAGGCAATCTTTATCTGCGAGACTTACCACGAGGCAATCTGGTCTATGATCATCACGGTAATCGCTACACTCTGGCCCGCCCGTGATTTCACATTGGCACCACAGTGTGAATCATTGCTTCAAGCCCAGTGGAGCAACACTGGCATCACTGTTGATTGATTccttattgattcatacaatcatcaaaatgatagggagggaaaaataaggtaccgtaaccttgtgctattcctcacCCAAATTTAaagttacacatagtctgaaataggttagttaagtcttgtagttgttcacttcaaaaatgttcagtccttaattatcttcacaaagtatatttttaaaTCTAGATGcttaaaaccaaacatagaagaaatatttcacattattatcactaatataggaaatattcacatattaacaaaataattttgcaggaccaaaaaacaaactatATTATTAAGTTGCTATATATTCCCATATGGCTACGTGGTCAAGGGCCACATGCATGTGAATTGAGCTTTGGCCTATAGATGTATGGgttatagatatatagttataATAGATATATATTGAGccagaaataaatttaaattctttACTATTTGGGCACTCCAAGtgttatcatccgcctcattacacacgcacaagcctagagatGTGTGCATCATCCTCAGTAAAAAAAAGAACTACTATGACTATCGGCTAGAGTTACCAGATAACTTggaacatgaacgccctataccatgggatatcctcttatgctatcttttctctatgattgtacCGAGTGAGTTTTCCAAGGTGGGTCAAGAAaaacaactgaaatttttaaaaaattataagtttatTTTGTAGAAGATTGTCATGTTTATGGTTCGGCAACTGGAACGGGATGATAGGCAATTTGATCAGGAACTGGAACGGGATGATAGGCAATTTGATCAGGAACTGCAACGGGTAAGGGCTGATGTACGACCAGTATGGAGGCGGCGTATTCACAGGAACGGGAACGGGAACGGTGATCGGGAACCGGCTCCTGTCTAGTGATGGTAGACTAGGGTTGCTGGGGCGGCGTGGTAGGCAACTGGAACAGGAACTGGAACGGCGTAGGGCTGGTGAACAACAGGTGTCTCCACTATGGGAGCCGTGTAAGCGACCGTTTTCACGGGAACTGGAACGGTGCGGTAGGCGGGAACCGGTTCCTGGACAACATAGGGCTGCTTGACTAGGGTGACCTGTGGCGCTGCTACGGCCACCTTCGGCACTAGAACGGGTGGCAGAACGGAGGCTGAGGTGAGGGCCACGAGGGCAAGGACGGCAATCTGAAATTTAAtcgaaattcattattaaaaatataattgtcagagcttaatctataatttataatgaaggaaagaattggcttataccactacctccgtaaacaaagccatagtgcattctggtgacgtcagaacaggtagggctcctacaccaataaaaatttgttgatttcagctgagtGTTTCTATtagtgtaggagccctacctgtgctgacgttaccatcaaccacctaTCATCAACCACaacgttaccatcaaccactatggctttgtttacggatgTATTGCTtatacgtacgggataggaaattcacgaagacgcatcatcacgtctgaactactcaactgattaactttaaactttccacaaagattcttaatttaccgagaatgattaaaggcctatttttaattcttcaagatttcagtagtttaactttccagtttgtcaagtttttaatttgacCCCTGTGGAGCACAGGTTAACAGCTagtattaaatattttaaaaatactttCTGAGTAGTTGTCAAAGTGATATTGTAATAGTTATCCATACTGAATAACAAAGACTAGGacccagtagcacaaaagcctgttaaattttaattatgattgaattcCACGTGAgacaatcagagaaggtttttctgagaagatagcttctctgattggctcttgtgacatttaatcgggattaaaatttaacaaacttttgtacaaccgggtgTAGAAGTTAGACACACAGCCAGCCAGACAACCAGGTCAACCAGGACAACCaggttctttcctttattatggcATAGATGATATTGTAACTTATACTCCATCACCGGTCACTGTttttcaaagaccttaaagatgcagatgcagatttcaattccaagtacgacactagcgctgcatgtgagtctatgcatctttaaggtctttgctgtTTTCAGACCATGGCAGCCATCCTGGCAGCCAAACTTCGGCTGCCGGTTGGATGCCAAGTCCGTAGACCACACTGGTAGCCAAAACGTGGCTGCCCAAGTCTTAAAATGATCCCCAGTGACGGAGTAAGTGACTGTGACTTGGTTGCGTGTCCTGGTTGCTTATAGTCTAATAGACCCAAGGTATTTGTTGTGAAAAAACCTTGGAATTTTCTCTTTCCACTATTACTAATTATTtcgaactagcaggtaacccgtgctacgcaagggtctaattaaaacttgacaaactgaaaactttacatactgaaatgttgaagaattgaaaatagacctataataaccatcctcggtaaattagagaatatataaatgtttacattttattaatttatcaaaatttgggaatggaattgttttgggccaagcctgttgttccttcctaatcctatttatatgatttgtgattatatccacgaataaatgaataaaatgaatgtgcATAGTTTCAATTTAATCAGTCAAGTAGTACGGACGTGATGATCATAAGTGAATTTCCttacgtgtttaagccagtttctttcctttattatggcATAGATTATATTGTAACTTACAAGAACAACAAACAATGAGAGAAAATATTCAAGAGAAGATTCGCTTTGAAGTAGCAGCCTTTTTGGGGTTATTTTTTTCTCCAATGCAAGGAGACGATTGTACCCTATCCTACAGAGAGGACAAGCAAGAATGAACGAAGACGGAACTGACTGTATATAAATAACTATATAGATTCTAGTGTACTATATGGAACCCAAGCGATTGAAATGCgccttttctattttatttattatgtaaGTTGTTTTGTGTACAAGTACACACGTTCACACGAATGAGGAGGAGGGTGGTAAAAAGGCGCAGAAGAAAGAATTTGCTTTCACATGGGTATTCGTACTCTACCAGGGCAACAGAATTCTAAAGAAGATTATTCGTTGCCTCTATAGCTGCAATAAAGAATGTGGACATTCTCATCTCtcctctctcaatctctctcactctctaaaGTTGATTTTACTTTGGGATATagcatatatattattataaatctccCACTTGAACCAGCCAACTTCCATCATTTGAATCAACTTATTTGTGGGGGAGTTTGTGGCTTGTAAATTTGGGGAATTTAGAGGGGTACTTCATTGGGTTTCAGGGGGTTGTCACCTTCATATTCTAACTATATTCTTTATGATCGTAGTAGGTTTTCCCTCCGAGTTTCATAAAAGAAAGAGTAAAATATATACAGATAGAGTACATTTTATGGTAATTACTTGGAGTATTACCACAGAAAAGAGAAACAATACACGTTGATCAGTGTTCAAGTACTCTATGGTATATATATAGcttctatctatttattttccttttcaaGATATTACTcatgtaaaataatttaaacctgaatttaaaaaaatattcaggtgaatgaataaagagCATGCAGCGTTGCACGCCTTTGATTTGAAAGAAAATGCCTGAAATGCCAAATTCTCTTGTGACAAATTAATCAGGAACTTAAAAAGAATCCTTAAAAAAGGATGATTTGCAACgaaataatggaataaaaacgATTAATTTgtcttattaatttgttaatttaaATCTTCTTATCATTTTGTCTTGTAACTAAATCCTAtgataaaaaagtgaaaatacatAGTGGAGCGTTCAGCGTTGTCAGCGTTGAAGCACAAAGGTTAGAAGCACAAAGGACAAGGAAGGTTGGTTGTTCCTTCTTTTTTCTGCGGTTAGCTTGAAGCTTGCGAGTGTTGAGTGTATTTGTATTTAAATGGGTCGAACTTTTTGACCACTATCTAATACATGCatactatctatctatctacaaGATAGTATAcggtatatatagtatataatacTTTCAAGATTGAATGAATCAACAACAACCAACACACCCACTCCACTAACACAATCGCAGCTGCActatgtgtatgtatgtatgttttTTTCACTCTATCCCGAAAACTCCTGGTgagactgactgactgactgacgaCTGACTGTGTCGTTCAGTAGTGAGAGTCGAAGAGCATTACCACTATGTCGACTCCAATACCAGGATTTCATAATCAACAAACAAGAGTGAAGTCACTCACTATCTCCacagaaaagagagagagtgagtgtgtgctTTTATCTCTCTTTCACCCAGAGTATAAAAGATAAAAAAGTATGACCAGAGAGagacaaattaatttatttatcatcaaatatgatagggagagaaaaaataaggtaaactTGTGGTAATGTAATTCTGCTCTCACCTGATGATTTTGTTTCTTCCTATATACCGTACAGTACCCTTTTACTGAGAGAATGTTTACCTCAACTTTCGCATATCATCATCTATCATCTATCTATCTTTGCTCAAGTTGTCACACTAACATACAGAAGTCCTCAATAACGGATCAAATAACGTATTGTTCTGATAAATTGAACCATTATTGGCAGTTGAAGTTTCTTTGCTCAAGATGCTGTCTCACTAACATACAGAAGTCCTCAATCAACAATATCCAAATAACGTATTGCTCTGATAAATTCTTAATATAAGATACGaattacattatcaaaatgatagggagataaAAAATAAAGCAACCTTGTgctctctcccaaatttggataaggttacATAGTCCGAAAAAGGTTGTAttttagttcttcaattcacaaaattttcagtcctttaatatgttttatattaaattttatatatgttttattttaaaatatatgcttcaaaactaatagaacaaaaatatcgCATCATTACTAAAATAGGAAAGATACTATacactcaattattattataatcatcaaCAAACACTCTCAAGATCGATGTTGAGATCAACACTCTCCCACTATGTTTTCACTCTATCCCAAGAATTTTgacattaattaataatttgtattataatgAACATCGTACTGCTGGTCTTTAGTGCTTAGCTTGCATGTAATGCGGACTATTAAAACGGGCCTATAAGACTAATGTGTCTGTAGGTTAGTTAGTTagttaacaaataaattgaaaaaataaaaataccaaaAAAACGTCTGTAGACAGACGACCACGAAGAGCttaatttattgttgttgttgatttCAAATTGTGAGCGGGATAAAGGGGAATTAAATTGGAATCCATTGTGGATatatgacaaaaaaaaatgtgttttttcaattatggaggaaatccacaataaaaaatttccttccagtctattttattttatcggaaattaaattgaattgagtttttgGACAAAATAGCCTGAACAAGTaagtaaggttaggttaggttaggtagatAGCCAGgaaagaacaacaacaacaaacagTAGGaatcaaaaatatcaattaagaaatattttatattaataatttaaattaaattattttaatttaaactaAGAAGATAGACAGACACAGAGACACAGCAGAGACAGAGAGagtatatgtatttatttataagtaaTCTAGAAGTTATCATAAGTATGTATAGAAAAAAGTATGTACAGAAGAAAAAAGTATATATAGAAAAAGTAGGGTAAAACGAATGAAGAAATCTCATCCTCACTGAGCAGCGAGAGAGAGGGGGGAGGACGACACACCACACACACTCCGTCCGACAGCAGAAAGTGTGCGACGACCCGACGACGTTGTGCGACTTAGACCCTTTTTCCACCAAACTTATCATTGGTTATACCAGGCTTTCATGAGAACACAGTGCATATCTCGCCCGCAGTTTGCGTTAGCAGAGAGAATAAAACTATTCTATATAGAAGGACAGAAGAGACTACTCTATCTATATTAGAAGtgattctttcttccttctttttggAAAGGAAAAAGTATGTTACTCCTAAATTCTATTTACTTTACTCCTTTCCCTATTACTTTATCCTTTACTCCTAAATCCCTATTCTATCATCTCGGAAAAAGTATGTTCTTTACTCCTAAATTCCTATTCTATTATCTCGGAAAAAGTATGTTATTTACTCCTAAACTCCTATTCTATTATCTCGGCTGTTATCTGCTATTGATGCGGGATTTACTATTTGTTATTGATTATATTCATAGTGCTAGATTCACAACTATCAGCTAGCAATCCCTATGAATAACATCTATGCTTCCCATTCGTGATGACTGTTAGTACTTCTATTACTTCTAGTACTTCTATTACTTCTATTACTTCTATATAGTTAGATAAGAAGTTAAATCTTTTAGAAGTTAGATCTACCCTTATCTCTGCTGGTGAATCTCACTGGGCGCcattttaatattggaaaatGACAACAGCAGcaaattttcatcaatattacatcacTAAGCCATTTTCATCAAgccaattgaaaataattgattgaaaaaataaaaacggtgtaaaaattttgaattataagaAAACAACGACTATGTTATCAAGACAGTTGAGAATTAAtttaccaaaaaaaaaacaaaaactgtttgaaaaatttaattgtcATTATGGTAAGCTCAGAAACTATTAAGTCATTACCAAGGGATTCGACAATTTTGAATTGAGCTCAAAtcattgaatttttgaattgcCAATAATATTATACGATTTACACCATacatgtttgtttttaatcCAGATAAACTCGTGGTATTTGACTAGGCCTTTGACTATCTTTGACTTATCTATTGACTATTTGACTATCTTTGAATAGGCCCAAGGATAGTATCTTTGGAATAGGCCTGCACTTTGAAATACAGTCTCTAAACCCCATCCATTGAATGATCTTAACTAGGTCCAtttaaagaaattttgaaaagatACCTAATCGAATTATCCGTTTAACGttgatttattgtaaaaaactaGTTTTTTTTGTCTAGGGTAAGAAAATGTTTAGTGATATTAATGTTTGTAGTGATCAATGTTTGAAGTGGAAAAATACTTATTTATTAacactttttttatttcttatctTTGTGataaatttatgtaattttttttgtatctctaaaggtgcgtacagactttcgctctgctctgcaaccgaacgtcactccagcagagcgattgatgatcgaccggcgagcaagagtcgttcgaccggggaacgcgagaagatctaacatcttccgtaacgttcatgatgggtgcgtgggaggagcgactgtagttcgatggaggaacgagggaggtacgagggcggtacgagggaggagcgtgctcggtgcgggttggaagagcgtatatgtgtacgcagctctaAATAGaaagtttgattgattgaaccACAATAGAGTAACATCCTTATGTTTCCATATATCGTTCGTTCGTTCGTGTCAGGTGATTATACTTGTATTATATGCCTAAATTAGAATAGTAATCCACTGTTATAGCAGCTTCGTCATTAAAATTAAAGAGGTCTTGTCGATTGCATGCTGGTGCAAGACGGCACTTTAGGAGGTGGTCATCTGACTGGATGTCTCCACAGTCACAATAAGGATCATCAATCTGCCTCCAAGTAGTGCGGTTTTCTTTAGTGCAAGCACACTCTGCTCTAAGGCGGTTCAGAGTTTTCCATTTACTGTACGGTAGCTCTGCTCCTGCTGGCAGTTGCTCCCTCAGCACTGAGTCAGTGGCATCTGCACCCTCATGCCAGAGTCGAATTCTTTCTTGTGGTGCTGAGGAGCCCAGCTCCTGTGTCTCTGTTAGGAAGCTGCGACGGGACTTCAAACGGTGAATTGCAGGGGTATGGCCAAACATTGGATGCCtccatatatataataaaaggaaaaattaaCTTTCTTGAATTggcataaaataattattaaaaaatatcgtTATCACAgcttaatatataatattataataaaggaaataattggcttatgatcgtacgggataggaaattcacgaatgacgcattatcacgtctgaactactggattgattaacttgacattttgcatatagattcttaatttactgaggGCGGTTATTTGCCTATTTTAAAGGAAACTCCTCAAGATTTCAGCAGGTCATGTTTTTCATTAAaaccttgcggagcacaggttacctttggttatgaataaatatcacCAAAACACTGTATCAGAAATATGAAATATCCCTCAATCAATAGTGAAATGAATGAGATGTCAGTTCTACataatttatgttttaaaataaaaatttatatggAATCTTCTCTTTCATTCCACCTATAAAATGTCAcctaataaatgtttaaatttttaaaataaattaagtgGAACTGACATCTCTCATTTCACCCTAATGTTTAGAAAATTATACatgtattttctatttttaaaatagtatTAAAGTACCCtttctttgaaattaataaaataataaattaaaaatacaaattataacttgatataatttgtattttaatttattatcttattaatttcaaagaaagggtactattattctattttatgaataaaaataagtagccctgaattcataaatttcaaaaatctattTTCTAATCAATCCTCTAAAATAGATGAAAAACTACTTACAATGGCGACTTTCATGTTGATAGTGGAGTAAATCTTCGTAACACTTCACCGGGTGCCTATTACTTTGAAGCTAACTTCGTAACGACTTGAGACCAAGTTCAAGATCACAGACCTTGCTCACTTCTTTTATACAACCCGGAGGTAAAGTTAGCTTCCACCACCTCATAATACTTCTTTTCTACCACACAGATACAGGCTTGCCCATCTAACACACACAGACGCGCGCGCGTGCGCACACACAAACTAAATCAGCGCCCTAACTTACCTATATATAGTGATAGTTTAAGCTGTCAGAACTCCTTATGACAGCAATTCTAACCCTTGccatccaaccaatgctgacaaatTTGTGTGAGTCGCAGTAAGCTAGCCACGCCCATAGATTCAAGGTGAAAGAATACGCGAAAAATATTCTCCGTGTGGTTGATACAAGAAACGATCTCATCCTGTTTATTATAATGTTAGCGTTATTATAGGATAACGTTTTATGTTACTTACATTACTTGTGTTACCTACATTCCCATCACCGGCGCAATTTAATCTGtatattgataacaataatattataattgacaattacctaagtgcagggacacacgagattttgaaattttatcagaagtatttcacaagacatgcaactttgaatatagaaatttgtcattttctgtgtattggaatatgggcttaagtaccgtacactcaacaataaattttccatttttcgaccgaatttgacttattaggcatgattttgaaccgtcgtgacgaaccgagaaggatgaagtgtagtacgatgaaatctgagcattgtgtcgaaagttatgtgtttgaaattttgatccttgaggtctccttaagcgcgcctctccactaggaaatactgaaatgaagtgtatcttactggtaattctaatagaacataatctcaagaacttatgtcgttgtgcaaaatatcaatgtgaggacaatgtagttggtgatgatgcttgaagctgaaaattaggtctttttcataatacaaggagaattgttgtcaggtgtacctagaatatgagatagatcgctatacctgaacatcgatgtatcgatacccatccctacttacAACCCTACCCTTGTAACCTACCCTTGTAACCCTACCCTACCCATTTGTAACGttacaaatgttaataaataaagaagtggCATGGGTGGGGACAGCGCCGTCCGCCGTTTTCGCCGTGTCGTGTGTTCATCTCCATATAGTACAATGCCCTGCTACTGCTTTCCGGCGGCAAAACCGGACGGCGAAGTAGAGAATACCCGGCGATATCGCCGGATCAATTTCTCGCCGggccggcgttttcgccgtcgCCGGCGTCGCCGGAGTCGTGTGTTCTGCCCCATGCCTTCCTGTGTACTTCTTGCAACCGGACGGCGAAGCTTcgtccggcgaaaacgccggacggcgatgtcgccggatcgtgtgtccctgcactaagccgcgtttacaccaaagttatcgacaaatagttatttgtgcaactagtgcgcaaagtgtcagtttgctgcaccgaaagaaacgtttacgcccgagccgtaggcgagggcggaatggtttcttgagtgcagcagaggaactttgcgcacgtatttcacattaagtttttcctacagttaccattgaatatgaaaagtgggtaattatgggtaaaattgcctgaaatgcatcaaatgtttttctgtgtaattttattattgataaaaaccttaatcctaaaatcctaaagtcctcgttgtccttggttataatatataatgaataataattagcgcgttgtgcttcgttgcacctctgctcactatagcagcccagtcactgttaccaacttcattttgattttgctgcactgttgctccatataacctactaagtattttgcgttgccatgttgcaaatctggagtgcagaaaaatttttcccgcactagagcggaaaagtgattctttgcgttctgtaatcagtgcagcaatggccacttttcaacgtaactgtaggaaaatgtttatttctccgtccttatagattctatcagattgaacataacttatcatacacatgatgaacatatgtgtttgtcaagttccgttcaatctaatagaatctttaaggacggagaaatacaAGTTCtgataataactttggtgtaaacgcagctttaacctatagtgagatccacgttataatgacagaatttgattaatattggtgatgctatccttgcctatcagtcaacaaagcagatggcgctatccttctctaactcagcaacgttgccagatcgttctaCAACAATgtagatatataaataattaatagaataaaacaaaataaaatcttatagcacatTATCTTATaaaacctgacgatggtgtaatatcaccgaaactagtttttcaactattttaaagttttttaaaaataaagggtgctataagattttaaagttttttaaaaataaagggtgctataagattttattttgttttattaatttaaaagtagcccatgtcaataagtgttttataattaatagaatattcaatctcaaaattatgaaattactaTTAGatccttaaaaatatatttccttgacgaataaaatataattgaatactttaaacaagaatgaaatataatataatataatataatataatataatataatataattataatattataatataattatataatataatataaatataaatataactacatcagatataccggtatcaggatcagctatcctctatagaaggcagtggcaagacagagaatcggcagcgCTGTTCTCCTAGATTTCTCCACTTCCATtgtaacgtgtacctcactatatgcAAATTTCTTCTGaatcaaaatgataatatataatttcgGTTAACGCATTTTGGAAAAGTGTCAAATTTATCAACATTTGGGAGAGAGAAAATTTATCCTGTTGTCAAATCCTGAAGCCCTTTCACaaccaaataataaaaattgaatttttatcataaatcatactcactgccggcgcacaagttctctttgccggtagtgccattttgtaagttagaatatttattttatcaatctgtattattttatggcaaataaatgaatttgaatttatttcttatttaaattgcatatattttttcaagaatcga from Nilaparvata lugens isolate BPH chromosome 11, ASM1435652v1, whole genome shotgun sequence harbors:
- the LOC111058871 gene encoding uncharacterized protein LOC111058871; translation: MKVAIIAVLALVALTSASVLPPVLVPKVAVAAPQVTLVKQPYVVQEPVPAYRTVPVPVKTVAYTAPIVETPVVHQPYAVPVPVPVAYHAAPATLVYHH